The following nucleotide sequence is from Streptomyces pactum.
CCGGGCGTGACCTACTCCACGCCCCACCCGGCCCGCCGAACGCCGACAATGAAGAGGTGATCACGTCCCCAGCGCGCACCGCGTCGCGGCGCACCGAGTCGAGCCCGTACGTGGACCTCTCCCGCGCGGAGTGGAGCGCGTTGCGCGAGAAGACCCCGCTGCCGCTGACCGCCGAGGAGGTCGAGCAGCTCCGCGGGCTGGGCGACGTCATCGACCTGGACGAGGTGCGGGAGGTGTACCTGCCGCTCTCCCGGCTGCTCAACCTCTACGTCGCGGCGACCGCCAACCTGCGGGGCGCGCTCAACACCTTCCTCGGCGACACCAAGAAGGGGAACGGGGCCCAGCCGGGGACCCCGTTCGTGATAGGCGTGGCCGGCAGTGTCGCGGTCGGCAAGTCCACCACCGCCCGGCTGCTCCAGGCGCTGCTGGCCCGCTGGCCCGAGCACCCCCGGGTGGAGCTGATCACCACCGACGGCTTCCTCCACCCCAACGCCGAGCTGCAGCGGCGCGGGCTGATGTCCCGCAAGGGCTTCCCGGAGTCCTACGACCGCCGGGCGCTCACCCGCTTCGTGGCCGACGTGAAGGCCGGGAAGGAGGAGGTGTCGGCGCCGGTGTACTCGCACCTGATCTACGACATCGTGCCCGGCGAGCGGCAGACGGTGCACCGCCCCGACATCCTCATCGTGGAGGGGCTCAACGTGCTCCAGCCCGCGCTGCCCGGCACCGACGGCCGGACCCGCGTCGGACTGGCCGACTTCTTCGACTTCAGCGTCTACGTGGACGCCCGGACCGAGGACATCGAGCGCTGGTACCTGGGCCGGTTCCGGCAGCTGCGGCAGACCGCGTTCCAGAACCCGTTTTCGTACTTCCGCCGCTACACCCAGGTCTCCGAGGAGGAGGCGCTGGACTACGCCCGGATGATCTGGCGGACCGTCAACCGGCCCAACCTGGAGGAGAACGTGGCGCCCACCCGGGGCCGGGCGACGCTGGTGCTGCGCAAGGGGCCGGACCACAAGGTCCAGCGCCTGTCGCTGCGCAAGCTCTGACCGGGCGGGGCCGGCGGCACCGGACCCGGCGGGAGGCACCCGCCCCGGCCGCGCCGCACCGGCCCCCGACGAGCGGCACCCGCTCCGACCACGCCTCCGCACCGGCTCCGACCGGGCGGCACCCGGCGGGGACCCCGGGCGGCCGGACCGTGCCACCGGGCCGGGGTCTACGCTGCGGCCATGCTGCATCTGCGGGTCATCTGCCCATCCGACCGCACCGACGAGGTGGTGCGGCTGGTCGAGGAGACGGTGGGCACCACCCACCTGGCCGTGCTCACCGGCGCGGCCCGCAAGCCCTCCGGCGACATCGTGCTGTGCGACGTGGCCCGTGAGGCCGGGGACGTCCTGCTGGCCCGGCTGCGCGCGGCGGGCCTGGACCGGTCGGGTTCGATCGCCGTGGAGAACGTGGACCTCACGCTCTCCCGGAGCGCGGACGCGGCGGAGGAGGCGGCGCCCGGCGAGGCCGCCGACGCGGTGCTGTGGGAGCACCTGGCCGAGGCGACCCACGAGGAGTCCACGCTCTCCGCCACCTACGTGGCGTTCCTCGCGGTGGCCACCATGCTGGCAGCCTGCGGGGTGATGCTGGACAACGCGATCCTGATCGTCGGCGCCATGGCGGTCGGCCCGGAGTTCGGCCCGCTGGCCGGCATCTCCACCGCCCTGGTGCAGCGCGCCCCCGCCCTGGTGTGGCGGTCGCTGACCGCGCTGGTGGTCGGCTTCGCCGCCGCGATGCTGCTCACCGCCGGGTTCAGCGGCCTGATGGCCTGGTGCGGGCTCTTCGAGAGGTCGATGGTGGAGGCGGACCGCCCCAACACGGCCTTCATCTGGCAGCCGGACTGGATGTCCTTCGTCGTGGCGTTCCTCGCCGGGATCGCCGGCACCCTCTCGCTCACCTCGGCCAAGTCCGGGGCGCTGATCGGGGTGGCGATCTCGGTCACCACCGTCCCGGCGGCGGCCAACGCGGCGGTGGCGTTCAGCTACCAGGACTACGCCCAGACCTGGGGCTCCACCGGGCAGCTCTTCGCCAACCTCGGCGGGATCGTGCTGGCCGGCACGCTGACCCTGCTGGCCCAGAAGCTGTTCTGGGCGGTGGTGCGGCGGCGGCCGTCCGCCACGCGCCGGCCCCGCCGGGCCGGCTGACCCCGGCCGGGCCCCGGCTGCCCCCGCTGTCCCCACCGTTCCGCCCGGCCCGGCCTGGCCGCCGCCGGGACCACCGGAATCCCGGCGAGGTGGGGTACCGGGTGCCGCGAGGTCATGGAGCCCGGGAGTGGGGCGGGCGGACCGGGGTCGTGGCACCGCTGCGCCGCCGCGCCGCCCGGCCACGCCGCGGCCGGGCAGCCGGAGCCGCGAGCAGCCTGCCGGGGGCGCCGGCCCCCGGCACCCGGCGGATCCGCCGCTCAGCCCAGCGCGGACTTCACCGCGTCCGCCAGCCGACCGGCGACCGAGCGGGCCTGCTCGATGTCGGCGGCCTCCACCATGACCCGGACCAGCGGCTCGGTGCCCGACGGGCGCAGCAGCACCCGGCCGGTGGTGCCCAGCTCGCGCTCGGCCTCGATCACCGCGGCGCCCAGCTCGGTGGAGGTGGCCACCCGGGACTTGTCCACGTCCGGCACGTTGATCAGCACCTGCGGCAGCCGCTCCATCACGGCGGCCAGCTCCGCGAGGCTGCGGCCGGTGGCGGCGACCCGGGCGGCGAGCAGCAGCCCGGTCAGGGTCCCGTCGCCGGTGGTGGCGTGGTCCAGCACGATGACGTGGCCGGACTGCTCGCCGCCGAGCGCGTACCCGTGGCTCTTCATCTCCTCCAGCACGTAGCGGTCGCCGACCGCGGTCTGCACCAGCTGGACGCCCTCGCGCTCCATGGCCAGCTTGAAGCCGAGGTTGGACATCACGGTGCCGACCACGGTGTCGCCGCGCAGCCGGCCGGCCTCGCGCAGCGCCAGCGCCAGCACGGCGAGGATCTGGTCGCCGTCCACGTCCTGGCCGGCGGCGTCCACCGCGAGGCAGCGGTCCGCGTCGCCGTCGTGCGCCACCCCGAGGTCCGCGCCGTGCTCGACCACCGCGGCGCGCAGCCGGTCCAGGTGGGTGGAGCCGTAGCCGTCGTTGATGTTGAGGCCGTCGGGGTCGGTGCCGATGGTGACCACCTCGGCGCCGGCCCGGGCGAACGCCTCCGGGGAGACCCGGGCGGCGGCGCCGTGCGCGCCGTCGATGACGACCTTCAGCCCGTCCAGGCGGTTCGGCAGCACGCCGATGAGGTGGGCGATGTAGTTGTCGAAGCCCTCGTCGTAGGTCCGCACCCGGCCGACCCCGGCGCCGGTGGGCCGGTCCCACGGCTCGCCGGAGGCGTGCGCCCGGTAGGTCTCCTCGATGCGGTCCTCCAGCTCGTCGGGGAGCTTGTGGCCGCCGCGGGCGAAGAACTTGATGCCGTTGTCCGGCATCGGGTTGTGGCTGGCGGACAGCATCACGCCCAGGTCGGCGCCGAGCGCGCCGGTCAGGTACGCCACCGCCGGGGTCGGCAGCACACCGACCCGCAGCACGTCCACACCGGCGCTGGCGAGCCCCGCCACCACGGCGGACTCCAGGAACTCACCCGAGGCACGCGGATCGCGGCCGACCACCGCCACCGGCCGGTGGCCCTCCGGCGCGCCCGCCCGCGCGTCGGCCGAGCGCCCCTCCGGCACGGCGGGGCTGCGCCCCGGCCCCTCCATCAGCACATGCGCCGCCGCGACCGACAGGCCGAGCGCCAGCTCCGCCGTGAGGTCGGCGTTCGCGACGCCGCGCACGCCGTCCGTACCGAAGAGTCGTCCCACTGCTGTCCTCCGAATTGCACGGGGGTAACCGTCGTCCCCCGGAAGAAAGGTTTCGTGCAAGGTGTCGGGAAGGGGGCCGGAACATGACGTACGGGTATACGGTGCCGGTCCCCGATAGCCGAACGCCCCGGCAGCACAGATCGTGCCGCCGGGGCGTCGGCGTTGCTGGGCCCCTCCGCACCCCGCCCCCCGGACCGGTGTCCGGGGGAGGGCACGGAGGGAGAGGCCGCGATCAGCGCTTGCTGTACTGCGGCGCCTTGCGGGCCTTCTTCAGACCGGCCTTCTTCCGCTCGACCGCGCGGTCGTCGCGGCTGAGGAAGCCGGCCTTCTTCAGCGGGCCGCGGTTGTTGTCCACGTCCGCCTCGTTCAGGGCACGGGCCACGCCCAGGCGCAGCGCGCCGGCCTGGCCGGAGACGCCGCCACCGGCGATGCGGGCGATGACGTCGTAACGGCCTTCGAGCTCCAGGACCTTGAAGGGCTCGTTGACTTCCTGCTGGTGCACCTTGTTGGGGAAGTAGTCCTCAAGGGTGCGACCGTTGATCTTCCACTGGCCGGTGCCCGGCACGATGCGCACACGGGCGATCGCGTTCTTCCGGCGGCCCAGGCCGGCGGCCGGCTGCGGCTCGCCGAAGCGGGAGGCCAGGGACTCGGAGGTGTACTCCGTGTCCACGGGCTCGGACTCGGTGGTGTACTCCTCGACGACAGCCTCGTCGTCGAGCAGGGGGGTCTCGGCGGTGGTCTCGGCCACGGTTCTCCTCAGATTCTCTTCGTCTTAGGGGTGGCCGGGACTACTGCGCGACCTGGGTGATCTGGTACGGGACCGGCTGCTGGGCAGCGTGCGGGTGCTCGGCCCCGGCGTAGACCTTCAGCTTCGAGAGCATCTGACGGCCCAGGGTGTTCTTGGGGAGCATGCCCTTGACGGCCTTCTCGACGGCCTTCTCCGGGTTCTTGTCAAGCAGCTCGTCGTAGCGGACCGAGCGCAGACCGCCCGGGAAACCCGAGTGGCGGTAGGCGAGCTTCTGGGTCCGCTTGTTGCCGGAGAGGTGCACCTTGTCGGCGTTGATGATGATGACGAAGTCACCGGTGTCAACGTGAGGCGCGTACACCGGCTTGTGCTTGCCCCGGAGGAGGGACGCGGCCGTCGAGGCCAGACGGCCCAGGACGACGTCCTGCGCGTCGATGACGTGCCACTGGCGCTGGACGTCGCCGGGCTTGGGGCTGTACGTACGCACGGTCGTAGCCTTCGCTTCTTCAGTGAGTGGGTTCCCCCGGTCCGCGAGGACAGGA
It contains:
- the coaA gene encoding type I pantothenate kinase, producing the protein MITSPARTASRRTESSPYVDLSRAEWSALREKTPLPLTAEEVEQLRGLGDVIDLDEVREVYLPLSRLLNLYVAATANLRGALNTFLGDTKKGNGAQPGTPFVIGVAGSVAVGKSTTARLLQALLARWPEHPRVELITTDGFLHPNAELQRRGLMSRKGFPESYDRRALTRFVADVKAGKEEVSAPVYSHLIYDIVPGERQTVHRPDILIVEGLNVLQPALPGTDGRTRVGLADFFDFSVYVDARTEDIERWYLGRFRQLRQTAFQNPFSYFRRYTQVSEEEALDYARMIWRTVNRPNLEENVAPTRGRATLVLRKGPDHKVQRLSLRKL
- a CDS encoding DUF389 domain-containing protein encodes the protein MLHLRVICPSDRTDEVVRLVEETVGTTHLAVLTGAARKPSGDIVLCDVAREAGDVLLARLRAAGLDRSGSIAVENVDLTLSRSADAAEEAAPGEAADAVLWEHLAEATHEESTLSATYVAFLAVATMLAACGVMLDNAILIVGAMAVGPEFGPLAGISTALVQRAPALVWRSLTALVVGFAAAMLLTAGFSGLMAWCGLFERSMVEADRPNTAFIWQPDWMSFVVAFLAGIAGTLSLTSAKSGALIGVAISVTTVPAAANAAVAFSYQDYAQTWGSTGQLFANLGGIVLAGTLTLLAQKLFWAVVRRRPSATRRPRRAG
- the glmM gene encoding phosphoglucosamine mutase codes for the protein MGRLFGTDGVRGVANADLTAELALGLSVAAAHVLMEGPGRSPAVPEGRSADARAGAPEGHRPVAVVGRDPRASGEFLESAVVAGLASAGVDVLRVGVLPTPAVAYLTGALGADLGVMLSASHNPMPDNGIKFFARGGHKLPDELEDRIEETYRAHASGEPWDRPTGAGVGRVRTYDEGFDNYIAHLIGVLPNRLDGLKVVIDGAHGAAARVSPEAFARAGAEVVTIGTDPDGLNINDGYGSTHLDRLRAAVVEHGADLGVAHDGDADRCLAVDAAGQDVDGDQILAVLALALREAGRLRGDTVVGTVMSNLGFKLAMEREGVQLVQTAVGDRYVLEEMKSHGYALGGEQSGHVIVLDHATTGDGTLTGLLLAARVAATGRSLAELAAVMERLPQVLINVPDVDKSRVATSTELGAAVIEAERELGTTGRVLLRPSGTEPLVRVMVEAADIEQARSVAGRLADAVKSALG
- the rpsI gene encoding 30S ribosomal protein S9, coding for MAETTAETPLLDDEAVVEEYTTESEPVDTEYTSESLASRFGEPQPAAGLGRRKNAIARVRIVPGTGQWKINGRTLEDYFPNKVHQQEVNEPFKVLELEGRYDVIARIAGGGVSGQAGALRLGVARALNEADVDNNRGPLKKAGFLSRDDRAVERKKAGLKKARKAPQYSKR
- the rplM gene encoding 50S ribosomal protein L13; the protein is MRTYSPKPGDVQRQWHVIDAQDVVLGRLASTAASLLRGKHKPVYAPHVDTGDFVIIINADKVHLSGNKRTQKLAYRHSGFPGGLRSVRYDELLDKNPEKAVEKAVKGMLPKNTLGRQMLSKLKVYAGAEHPHAAQQPVPYQITQVAQ